The region AATCATTAATCCTAAAATAAGATAAATCATTTGTGGACGTGCATTTTCTAAAGCATGACGAATTAATTTAATCGTTGATAAGATTCCAGTAATAATTCCAATTCCAAAAATAAATAAAATAGGAACATAACTGAAATTAAACGTTAAAACCTCTTTAATAGCCCCAATAATTGTCGTATAAAGTCCGAAAATTAATAATAAAGTTGATCCTGAAATTCCAGGCAACACCATAGCAGAAATGGCGATCATCCCAGCTAAGAAGACATAAATGATTAATCCAATGTTTAAATTTGATAAAGAAATGTTAATTCCTCCACCCGAAGAAATAGGATTAAAGACAGAAATCGCAACTACAATCAAAATTCCGGTAACTGTCCAAACAAGATTAATATATTTATTTCTTAATGTTTCGCGCTCCGCTTTAATAATTAACGGAATTGAGAAAATAATAAATCCAATAAATAAAGAACTAATATTATAAATATGTTCTTCAAAAATAGAAGCTAAAAATAAAACAGAACCAATCAGCCCAATGGCCCAACCAATTCCAATTTTAATTAAGAAATTCAAAGCTTTTAATTTTTCTTCTTTATTATTTTTTGAAATCAATGTATTTAATGATCCGATAAATTGATCATAAAATCCTAAAATAAATGCGATCGTTCCTCCTGAAACACCCGGAACACTATCGGCTAATGCCATAAAAAAACCACGTATTAAATTAACAAAAAACATCGATTAATCCACCTCTACTATTCTAGTTCATCCCTTGTGATGATATTATAATTAGTTTAATCATATCATAAGACGACTTATATCGCAATGAAAGAAAGTTATCGATTTTCATATAAAAAAAAGACGATTTTTATGAACACTCTAGGCCTACGTCCCATATGATAAAAAGTAAAGTCTATTAGGTTTCATCTAAGGAGGATGTATATGGGAGCATCAATCAAAAACTATTTTACTTGCGCAAATAGTTCAAAAGGATTTTGTAATTTTTTTGATTCTAATTTACAAGGATTAAATAACTTGTATATTTTAAAAGGAGGTCCTGGAACAGGTAAATCAACTTTGATGAAAAAAATTGGGGCCCACTTTTATGATTTAGGGTATGATATTGAATTTATCCATTGTTCATCTGATGCAGATTCACTTGATGGGGTCATTATTCCTAAACTTTCTGTTGGAATTGTCGATGGAACTGCTCCACACGTTATTGAACCAACTGCCCCTGGTGCTATTGAAGAATACGTCAATTTAGGCGTTGCTTGGGACCGTCAACTATTAAAACCTCATACAGCTGATATTTTAGCTCTAAAATATCAAATTGGACACTGCTATGATGTTTTATACCAATCTTACGCCGAAGCATTAGGGATTCATGATGAATGGGAAAGCATCTACATAGCTGAAATGGATTTTAACAAAGCCCCTTTACTTAGACAATATATTTGTGACACCTTATTAAATTTTGAAAAACAAGATCATACCGCAGTGGTTAAACATCGATTTTTTGGAGCCTCTACTCCAACCGGATCAACTGACTATATTCAAAACTTAACTGAGGACTTAAGTAAACGCTACTTTATTAAAGGACGTCCTGGAACAGGAAAGTCAACCCTTCTAAAACAAATGGCAGCCCACTGTGAAGAACTAGGATATGATATTGAAATCTATCACTGTTCATTTGATCCAGACTCACTTGACATGCTATTAATCCCCTCTAAAGGTATCTGTTTCTTCGATTCAACAGCTCCTCACGAATACTTTCCAAACAAACCAACAGATGAAATCATCGATATGTACGATGCTCTGGTCACTAAAGGAACAGATGAAAAGAATGAAGCCGCTCTGAAAGAAATCTCAAATCGATATAAACAAACCATTAAAAAAGGAACGGATGCTTTAGGTCTTGCTAAACAATTTCATGATCAATTAGAACAATTTTATATTGATGCTGTTGATTTCGATATTATCGAAAAAATTTATGTTGACTTAAAAACAAAAATTGAAGAATTAATGTAATAAAAAAAGCGATTGTCTTTGTAGACAATCGCTTTTTTTATTATATTAACGACGTTTTGTCGCATTTTTATTTGATGCTGTTTCTTTTTTGACACAAAGTGCCGTCATCTGTGATTTAATTTGATGATAAGTTACCGGATCAAATAAAAGATCATTCCAAATTTTCACTTTATTATCTCGAATCCCGCAAATCACTTGTTCATAGTTAGGATACTTAATCACAGCAATCCCTTGTTTTGTTTTAATCTCAACGATTACTTCTTCTTTTCCTCTTGTTTCAAATTTTCTTGCGACTCCCTCTTGAGTATGTTCCCACATATTTAACCTCTCCTTTTAGTATGATTAGTTTTTGGATTGGTGATTCAATGAACACCGTGTATTTTGAGCTACAATTAACCATATGCTTAAAAAAAAGTTTTATGATAAAAAAGAATCCAATTTCTTTAAACTTTTTATCACTTGAATCCACCTCTCAATCCCTTCGGATTGTGTGATATAATAAGTTATATTCTTTAATTAAATACCGGAGACCTACTATGCAAATCACAATTAAGAACAAATCAATTATATTTGATATTCAATATGGAAAACGAAAAAAAATGGTGCTAGATATAACACCAGAGGGACATATCACCTTGAAGGTACCTCAAAAAACATCGGAACAAGCTATCCATGAATTTATGAATTCAAACGCTAATCTGTTACTAAAAGTTCAAGAAAAGATAGAGAATCGAAAATATATCTCAAACGAAAAATCCTACGATAAAGAAGAAATTTTCCTCTATCTTGGAAAAGGTTATCATCTTAATCAACTCATTCCAGAAATACCTGAGTCAGAGAAAGAAATTCAAAAGCAACTACAACAATTTTATACCACTCAAACGAAAAAGATCATAAAAAAACGTGTTCAACATTTTGAAAAAATCATTGGCGTCAAAGCTAAAAACGTCACTGTGGTAGACTCCCCTAAAACATGGGGAACTTGTGATTCTAACAAGCAACTTACATTCAACTATAAACTGTCTATGGCCCCAATTGAAGTGATTGATTACGTTGTTATTCACGAGCTATGTCATATTTTTCATATGAACCATGACCGCTCTTTCTGGCGTAAGGTTGGGATGTATGATGTGAACTTTAAACAACATCAAGACTATCTTTCAAGATTTGGAATCGTCATGACCATTTAAAAAGGCACTCCCATGAGGGAGTGCCTTTTTATGAACAAAAAAAAAGACCACCTAAATAAGTAGTCTATGATTAACAAATAAAAATGGCGCGCCTGGCAGGAGTCGAACCCACAACCCTCTGATCCGAAGTCAGATGCTCT is a window of Turicibacter sanguinis DNA encoding:
- a CDS encoding DUF368 domain-containing protein, which translates into the protein MFFVNLIRGFFMALADSVPGVSGGTIAFILGFYDQFIGSLNTLISKNNKEEKLKALNFLIKIGIGWAIGLIGSVLFLASIFEEHIYNISSLFIGFIIFSIPLIIKAERETLRNKYINLVWTVTGILIVVAISVFNPISSGGGINISLSNLNIGLIIYVFLAGMIAISAMVLPGISGSTLLLIFGLYTTIIGAIKEVLTFNFSYVPILFIFGIGIITGILSTIKLIRHALENARPQMIYLILGLMIGSIYAVLMGPTTLETPQLPMSFETFNLLYFIIGGAVIIGLEQFSAALERKQQR
- a CDS encoding M48 family metallopeptidase, with the protein product MQITIKNKSIIFDIQYGKRKKMVLDITPEGHITLKVPQKTSEQAIHEFMNSNANLLLKVQEKIENRKYISNEKSYDKEEIFLYLGKGYHLNQLIPEIPESEKEIQKQLQQFYTTQTKKIIKKRVQHFEKIIGVKAKNVTVVDSPKTWGTCDSNKQLTFNYKLSMAPIEVIDYVVIHELCHIFHMNHDRSFWRKVGMYDVNFKQHQDYLSRFGIVMTI
- a CDS encoding PRK06851 family protein, which encodes MGASIKNYFTCANSSKGFCNFFDSNLQGLNNLYILKGGPGTGKSTLMKKIGAHFYDLGYDIEFIHCSSDADSLDGVIIPKLSVGIVDGTAPHVIEPTAPGAIEEYVNLGVAWDRQLLKPHTADILALKYQIGHCYDVLYQSYAEALGIHDEWESIYIAEMDFNKAPLLRQYICDTLLNFEKQDHTAVVKHRFFGASTPTGSTDYIQNLTEDLSKRYFIKGRPGTGKSTLLKQMAAHCEELGYDIEIYHCSFDPDSLDMLLIPSKGICFFDSTAPHEYFPNKPTDEIIDMYDALVTKGTDEKNEAALKEISNRYKQTIKKGTDALGLAKQFHDQLEQFYIDAVDFDIIEKIYVDLKTKIEELM